Sequence from the Lysobacter capsici genome:
CGTCGTACGGCAAGGTGCCCGCGGCCAGTTCGCGCCGGCCGGTGACGGCGTCGACGATCGCGCGCCACGCCTGCGCTTCGTCCCGCGCGCGCGCAGCCCACGGCGCGGGCGCGTGCCAGTCCGACAGCGATGCCGACAGCGCGCGCAGGCCCAGACCGGCGTCGCAGATCAGTTCCGGTCCCCCGCCCTTCAAGGCGTCGTAAGCGTTGACGTTGATCGTGGCGATGCGCGCGCCGGCATACAGCGCATTCGAACCGGTGGTGAAATCCTGCAGCCGCGTGCCCACCGCCAGCACCAGATCGGCCTGCGCGAGCAGCGCATTGGCTGAGCTGGAACCGCAGACGCCGGCCGCGCCCAGTTGCAAGGGATGATCCCAGGCCAGCGCGCCCTTGCCGGCCTGGGTTTCGGCCACGGGCACTCGATGCAGGTCGGCGAAGCGACGCAGCTCATCGCCGGCGCGGCCGTACAGCACGCCGCCGCCGGCGATCAGCACCGGCCGCTGCGCCTCGCGCAATGCGGCGGCGAGCGTCGCGACCTCGTCGGCCTGCGGCGACAACGCACGGAAGGCATGCAGGCGCGGCGCGAAGAAGGCCTGCGGCCAATCCCAGGCTTCGGTCTGCACGTCCTGCGGCAAGGCCAGGGTGACCGGGCCGCACAGGGCCGGATCGGTGAGCACGCGCATCGCCCGCGGCAATGCGCGCAGCAATTGCTCGGGCTTGACGATGCGGTCGAAATAACGCGACACCGGACGCAGGCAATCGTTGACGCTGACCGTGCCGTCGGCGAAATCCTCGAGCTGTTGCAGCACCGGATCGGGCGCGCGCGAAACAAAGATGTCGCCCGGCAACAGCAGCACCGGCAATCGGTTGACGTGGGCCAGCGCCGCCGAAGTGACCAGATTGGTCGAACCCGGCCCGATCGACGCGGTCACCGCCATCATGCGCCGGCGCATATGCGCCTTGGCATAAGCGATCGCGGCATTGGCCATGCCCTGCTCGCTGTGCGCGCGGTAGGTCGGCAACGCATCGCGGTGCTGATACAGCGCCTCGCCCAGGCCGGCGACATTGCCGTGGCCGAAGATCGCGAACACGCCGCCGAACAGGCGCACGCGTTCGCCACTGTCGGGATCGATCGTGTACTGCGCGGCGAGGTAACGCACCAGGGCCTGGGCCATGGTCAGGCGCACCACGCCGCCGGAACCGGATGCCGTCGCCGACGCGGGGGAGGACGTAGCGTTCATGCGGCATGCCCGACGGTTCCGGCGGCGGGCGCGCACCGGACTTGACGCGACCGCGCCCACAGCGCGGCGAGTTCGGCGAACCCGGCGCAGGCGCGGGCCACCAGGGTTTCGTCGTCGATGTCGCCGCGCAGCCAGGCGCGCGCGGGCTCGACGAAGATGCTGCGGCCCACCGCGAAACCGCGGCAACTGCGGCTGCGCGAGGCGGCGGCGAAACCCTCGGCCAGTTCGGCGAACGGCGCGTTCAAGCCGAGCAGCAACACGCCGCGGCAATACGGGTCGCGTTCTTCGATCAGCGCGTCCAGCGCGTCCCAGTCGCGCATCGGCAGCGGCGCCAGTTTCCACCACTGCGGACGGATGCCGAGGTTGTAGATCCGCTTGAGCGAACGCAGCACCCGTTCGCCGCCGCGCCGGCCTTCGCTGTCGGCCGGCGGTATCACTTCCAGCAACAACTCGTGCCCGCTCGCCCGCACCGCGTCGTACAGACCGCGCAACTGGGTTTCCTGTTCGATCCGCGCCCGCGCATCGCCGTCGGGATCGAACTGCACCAGGCACTTCACCACGTGTTCGAGCGGCCAACGCGACAACTGCGTGCCGATCGAGCGGCCGTACTCGAACTCGAGCGGATTCGAACCGGGCATTTCGACCGGACGGCCGATCCACCAGCGGCGTCCGGTCGCCGCATCCAGCGCATCCTGGCCGTAGGTTTCATCGCACAGCAAACCGATCCGGCCATGCAGATCCAGACTGCGTTCGGCGCGATCCACCGCCTGCACCAGCAAGGACTTGAGCCGCGGCAGGCGCGATTCGGGCGCGCCGCATTCGCGCGCCAGGTCGAACAGCTGGCTGCGATGATCGAACGCGAACACATGCAGATCGTCCCACTGCGCGCGCGCCACGCTGACCCGATGCAGATGGGCCAGCTGTTCGTCGCGATCGGGCCGGCGCAGGCGTTCGGCATTGGCGAGGAAATAATCGAGTTCGGCGCGGCTCGGCATCGC
This genomic interval carries:
- the iolD gene encoding 3D-(3,5/4)-trihydroxycyclohexane-1,2-dione acylhydrolase (decyclizing) is translated as MNATSSPASATASGSGGVVRLTMAQALVRYLAAQYTIDPDSGERVRLFGGVFAIFGHGNVAGLGEALYQHRDALPTYRAHSEQGMANAAIAYAKAHMRRRMMAVTASIGPGSTNLVTSAALAHVNRLPVLLLPGDIFVSRAPDPVLQQLEDFADGTVSVNDCLRPVSRYFDRIVKPEQLLRALPRAMRVLTDPALCGPVTLALPQDVQTEAWDWPQAFFAPRLHAFRALSPQADEVATLAAALREAQRPVLIAGGGVLYGRAGDELRRFADLHRVPVAETQAGKGALAWDHPLQLGAAGVCGSSSANALLAQADLVLAVGTRLQDFTTGSNALYAGARIATINVNAYDALKGGGPELICDAGLGLRALSASLSDWHAPAPWAARARDEAQAWRAIVDAVTGRRELAAGTLPYDGEVIGAVQRSGARSDRDDIVVCAAGTLPAELEKLWRTRTPGGYHMEYGYSCMGYEIAGGLGVKMARPEREVVVMVGDGSYLMLNAEIASSVMLGMKLIVVVLDNRGFGCINRLQQACGGAAFNNMWDDCLHAGDGAPPIDFAAHARAMGAQAEHVADIDALEQAMRRARAARGTYLISIDTDHRRTTEHGGCWWEVAVPQVSERDAVRQARRDYEIAKQRQQPRPPAAQGDCDV
- a CDS encoding bifunctional 5-dehydro-2-deoxygluconokinase/5-dehydro-2-deoxyphosphogluconate aldolase, yielding MNDRALDAIFLGRVAVDLYAQQTGARLEDVASFAKYLGGSSANAAFGLARLGLRSAMLSRVGDDHMGRFLRETLAREGCDVSRLRTDPDRLTALVLLGIKDRDTFPLIFHRENCADMALSAADIDEDFIASSRALAITGTHLSSAGVHAASLRALEFARRHGVRSVLDIDYRPVLWGLTGRGDGETRFIADDGVTRHLQSVLPLFDLVVGTEEEFLVAGGGSDLIAALRAVRAVTSALLVVKRGARGCSVIEAAVPTDIDDAPTYRGTRLEVLNVLGAGDAFMAGFLSGWLRDEPIERCCAYANACGALVVSRHGCAPAMPSRAELDYFLANAERLRRPDRDEQLAHLHRVSVARAQWDDLHVFAFDHRSQLFDLARECGAPESRLPRLKSLLVQAVDRAERSLDLHGRIGLLCDETYGQDALDAATGRRWWIGRPVEMPGSNPLEFEYGRSIGTQLSRWPLEHVVKCLVQFDPDGDARARIEQETQLRGLYDAVRASGHELLLEVIPPADSEGRRGGERVLRSLKRIYNLGIRPQWWKLAPLPMRDWDALDALIEERDPYCRGVLLLGLNAPFAELAEGFAAASRSRSCRGFAVGRSIFVEPARAWLRGDIDDETLVARACAGFAELAALWARSRQVRCAPAAGTVGHAA